One genomic window of Eptesicus fuscus isolate TK198812 chromosome 6, DD_ASM_mEF_20220401, whole genome shotgun sequence includes the following:
- the MAP1S gene encoding microtubule-associated protein 1S, with the protein MAEAAAAAAGPRVAEAPSSLLLVVGGECSCPGLLNYVLEELERGLQSWDIDPGICSLDEQLKIFVSRHSATFSSLVKGQRSLHLRGDALDILVLLNPSDKSLCDELRNLLLDPAPHKLLVLAGPCLEETGELLLQTGGFSPRHFLQVLRDKEIRDLLASAPPSADPPKLTITCPTFGDWAQLAPEVPGLQGGLRLRLNPPVQRPASEGLREFLEYVAESLELPAPFELLEPPASVGFLRLARPCCYVFPGGLGDAAFFAVNGFTMLVNGGSNPKSSFWKLVRHLDRVDAVLVTHAGADSLPGLNSLLRRKLAEQEEAATGGGSGDDRLRRLVSPSLGVVFLNARGATSRLVRGEDEAELARSLLARLGIEPLPLSRGLTPTEPTVLFQKMGVGRLDMYVLHPPSAGAERTLASVCALLVWHPTGPTEKVVRVLFPGCTPPARLLDGLVRLQHLGFLREPVVTPQDLTGPRRTESKESVGSRDSLRREGRTSVPARPAQERSGVARKEPPRSEASRRAEKEARHPGEVKKDPKPSAPRTQPRELTRASSTVVGGKKAGAQAAAKPRRAPSNHRPGVPLVGNGPHSPPSFRCGEASPSIEACSSPVPQLVATPSQGSSLELGLSPIGEDSSSLKTQEQLVASCTPPPCTPSPAGAPQGPAEGRQLSLSPLRGGEAGPDGSPTVTTPSLPAEVGSPHSTEVDESLSVSFEQVLPPPPIPMSEAGLSLPLRGPRVRRSASPHDVDLCLVSPCEFEHRKMVPVAPAPTSPGSSNDSSARSQERAGALGAEETPPTSVSESLPTLSDSDPLPAAAPGTADSDEDMEGFGAPHRNQLPNPLKVPPPLPTPPNICMVDPELLPPEQARLTESLSRTRKSLARPTSSTATSKSTPAIAAKTKGLAGRDRASRPLSARSEPSDKGGRAPLSRKPSVPKMTLRGPSGSASSRPGGLEASPGSPVYLDLAYLPSGGSVCLLNEEFFRRVRSLCYVISGQDQHKEEGMRAVLDALLAGKQQWDRDLQVTLIPTFDSMAMHEWYEETHAQHQALGITVLGSNSTVSMQDEAFPACKVEF; encoded by the exons ATGGCGGAGGCGGCAGCGGCTGCGGCCGGGCCCCGGGTGGCTGAGGCGCCGAGCTCGCTGCTGCTCGTGGTGGGCGGCGAGTGCAGCTGCCCGGGGCTGCTCAACTACGTGCTGGAGGAGCTCGAACGAG gCCTCCAGTCTTGGGACATTGACCCTGGCATCTGCAGCCTGGATGAGCAGCTCAAGATCTTTGTGTCCCGGCACTCGGCCACCTTCTCCAGCCTCGTGAAAG GCCAGCGCAGCCTGCACCTCCGAGGAGACGCTCTGGATATCCTGGTCCTCCTGAACCCATCAGACAAGTCCCTATGTGATGAG CTCCGGAACCTTCTCCTAGACCCTGCCCCTCACAAGCTTCTGgtgctggctgggccctgcctggaGGAGACAGGAGAGCTGCTGCTCCAGACTGGGGGCTTCTCACCCCGCCACTTCCTCCAGGTTCTGAGGGACAAAGAG ATCCGGGATCTCCTGGCTTCTGCACCCCCATCTGCAGACCCGCCCAAGCTCACCATCACCTGCCCAACCTTTGGCGACTGGGCCCAGCTGGCACCCGAAGTGCCTGGCCTCCAGGGCGGGCTCCGGCTGCGGCTGAACCCCCCGGTGCagcggccggcctcggagggccTGCGTGAGTTCCTGGAGTATGTGGCCGAGTCACTGGAGTTGCCGGCCCCCTTTGAGCTGCTTGAGCCACCGGCATCCGTGGGCTTCCTCAGGCTCGCCCGGCCTTGCTGCTACGTCTTCCCTGGTGGCCTCGGGGACGCCGCCTTCTTCGCCGTTAATGGCTTCACTATGTTGGTCAACGGCGGCTCGAACCCCAAGTCGAGCTTCTGGAAGCTGGTGCGGCACCTGGACCGGGTGGACGCTGTGCTGGTGACGCATGCGGGCGCCGACAGCCTTCCGGGCCTCAACAGCCTGCTGCGGCGCAAGCTGgcggagcaggaggaggcagcgACCGGTGGGGGCTCTGGGGATGACAGGCTGCGCAGACTCGTCTCCCCCAGCCTGGGTGTTGTGTTCCTCAACGCCCGCGGGGCCACCTCCCGCCTGGTGCGTGGTGAGGATGAGGCGGAGTTGGCCCGAAGCCTTCTGGCTCGGCTGGGCATAGAGCCTCTGCCCCTGAGCCGGGGGCTGACGCCGACCGAGCCCACTGTACTCTTCCAGAAGATGGGTGTCGGCCGGCTGGACATGTACGTGCTGCACCCGCCCTCAGCTGGTGCCGAGCGCACGCTGGCCTCCGTgtgtgccctgctggtgtggcatCCCACGGGCCCCACCGAGAAGGTAGTGCGCGTGCTATTCCCTGGCTGCACGCCACCTGCTCGCCTCCTAGACGGCCTAGTCCGCCTGCAACACTTGGGCTTTTTGCGGGAGCCCGTGGTGACCCCCCAAGACCTGACAGGGCCTAGGCGCACTGAGAGCAAGGAAAGTGTGGGCTCCCGGGACAGCTTGAGGAGAGAGGGCCGGACTTCGGTGcctgccaggcctgcccaggaGCGCTCTGGGGTGGCCCGGAAGGAGCCGCCACGATCTGAGGCCTCTCGCAGGGCTGAGAAGGAAGCTAGACACCCCGGGGAGGTGAAGAAGGACCCCAAACCAAGTGCCCCTCGGACCCAGCCCAGGGAGTTGACCCGGGCATCCTCTACTGTGGTCGGTGGCAAGAAGGCAGGTGCCCAGGCAGCCGCCAAGCCCCGAAGAGCACCCAGCAATCACCGCCCGGGTGTCCCATTGGTGGGGAATGGGCCCCACAGCCCCCCCAGCTTCCGGTGTGGAGAGGCCAGTCCCTCCATAGAGGCCTGCAGCTCTCCTGTCCCCCAGCTGGTGGCCACCCCCAGCCAAGGGAGcagcctggagctggggctgagCCCCATAGGGGAGGACAGTAGCAGCCTAAAGACTCAGGAGCAGCTGGTAGCCAGTTGCACCCCCCCTCCCTGCACTCCCTCGCCAGCTGGagctccccagggcccagctgaGGGTAGGCAGCTGTCACTGAGCCCACtgcggggtggggaggctgggccagACGGCTCCCCCACGGTGACCACACCTTCCCTGCCGGCTGAGGTGGGCTCTCCGCACTCCACAGAGGTGGACGAGTCCCTGTCCGTCTCCTTTGAGCAGGTGCTGCCACCGCCCCCTATTCCCATGAgtgaggcagggctgagcctCCCGCTTCGAGGCCCCCGGGTGCGTCGCTCGGCCTCCCCACATGACGTGGACCTGTGCTTGGTGTCGCCCTGTGAGTTTGAGCACCGCAAGATGGTGCCCGTGGCGCCGGCCCCCACGTCCCCTGGTAGCTCCAATGACAGCAGCGCCCGGTCCCAGGAGCGGGCAGGTGCTCTGGGGGCTGAGGAAACGCCGCCCACGTCTGTCAGCGAGTCCCTTCCCACGCTGTCCGACTCAGACCCCCTGCCTGCTGCCGCCCCTGGCACTGCAGACTCAGATGAGGACATGGAGGGCTTTGGGGCCCCTCATCGGAACCAGCTGCCCAACCCCCTCAAGGTTCCCCCACCACTGCCAACCCCACCCAACATCTGCATGGTGGACCCAGAGCTGCTGCCCCCTGAACAGGCCCGGCTGACAGAGAGCCTCAGCCGTACCCGGAAGTCCCTGGCTCGCCCCACCTCCAGCACTGCCACCTCCAAATCCACTCCAGCGATCGCTGCCAAGACCAAGGGACTGGCTGGTAGGGACCGGGCCAGTCGGCCACTCAGCGCCCGGAGCGAGCCCAGTGACAAGGGAGGTCGGGCACCCCTGTCCAGAAAGCCCTCAGTCCCCAAGATGACCCTTCGGGGCCCATCTG GGTCAGCCAGCAGCCGGCCAGGTGGGTTGGaggcctcccctggctcccctgtCTACCTTGACCTGGCCTACTTGCCCAGCGGGGGCAGCGTCTGCCTGTTAAATGAGGAGTTCTTTCGGCGGGTGCGCTCACTCTGCTATGTCATCAGCGGCCAGGACCAGCACAAGGAAGAGGGCATGCGGGCTGTCCTGGACGCATTGTTGGCTGGCAAGCAGCAGTGGGACCGTGACCTACAG GTGACCCTGATCCCCACCTTCGACTCCATGGCCATGCATGAGTGGTATGAGGAGACGCATGCCCAGCACCAGGCGCTAGGCATCACGGTGCTGGGCAGTAACAGCACAGTGTCCATGCAGGACGAGGCCTTCCCTGCTTGCAAGGTGGAGTTCTAG